Proteins from a single region of Pseudomonas ekonensis:
- a CDS encoding DinB family protein produces the protein MINLATAHLFAGYKRWANRRLFDSLQALPAEEITRERKTIFKTMLGTLNHIYVVDRIWQAHLEGRSHGFETSHDLVYADLAELRRAQEEADDWYCAWSAGQTEASLNHPVDFTFVSGDGGTMNAGAIFLHVVNHNSYHRGWVIQMYFEIPQMPPMTDLPVYLREVDPGFKAFSAPAAAPTCDGQSASAASVPPDRCR, from the coding sequence ATGATCAACCTGGCCACAGCCCATCTGTTCGCCGGCTACAAGCGCTGGGCCAACCGGCGCCTGTTCGACAGCCTGCAAGCGTTGCCGGCGGAAGAAATCACCCGTGAGCGCAAGACCATCTTTAAAACCATGCTCGGCACGCTGAACCACATCTACGTGGTCGACCGGATCTGGCAGGCGCACCTGGAAGGCCGCAGCCACGGCTTCGAAACGTCCCACGATTTGGTCTACGCCGATCTCGCCGAGCTGCGTCGGGCCCAGGAAGAGGCCGATGACTGGTATTGCGCCTGGAGCGCCGGGCAGACCGAAGCGTCGCTGAACCACCCGGTGGACTTCACGTTCGTGTCCGGCGACGGCGGCACGATGAACGCCGGGGCGATTTTCCTGCATGTGGTCAATCACAACAGCTACCACCGGGGCTGGGTGATCCAGATGTATTTCGAGATCCCGCAGATGCCGCCGATGACCGACCTGCCGGTGTACCTGCGCGAGGTCGACCCCGGCTTCAAGGCATTCAGTGCGCCGGCAGCGGCGCCGACATGTGACGGGCAATCAGCGAGCGCAGCCAGCGTTCCGCCGGATCGTTGTCGTTGA
- the hcnB gene encoding cyanide-forming glycine dehydrogenase subunit HcnB: MSQHPVIVGGGPAGMAAATELARHGVRCILLEEASRLGGVVYRGPLRDGVQLDYLGPRYSEVLGKLHGEFREQAGLIDVRLNHRVVGAEGTRSLVVLDGDERLHEIAYPQLLLAAGCHERSVPFPGWTLPGVIMLGGLQLQIKSGVVKPQGPVVITGTGPLLPLVACQLHASGVSVAGVYEACAFGKIARESLALLNKPQLFLDGVSMLAYLKLHGIPMNYGWGVVEAHGEGELKSVSVAPYSATWEADMSRAERIEAKTLAVGYGFIPRTQLSQQMGLDHGFSDDGYLRANADVWQQSSESHVHLAGDMGGIRGGEAAMLAGKIAATSILLQRGVLEEELARVRRDRYLGKLKAIVRFRAAVDRYTERGVGQTALPAADTVICRCEHATRADIDRALEQGVQDIASLKMRTRVSMGDCQGRMCVGYCSDRLRQATGRRDVGWLRPRFPIDPIPFSAFQSLGTEAVSHE; this comes from the coding sequence ATGAGCCAGCATCCGGTCATCGTCGGCGGCGGTCCGGCGGGCATGGCGGCGGCCACCGAACTGGCCCGCCATGGTGTGCGCTGCATCCTGCTCGAAGAGGCTTCGCGGCTGGGCGGCGTGGTCTATCGCGGACCGTTGCGCGACGGCGTGCAGCTGGACTACCTGGGGCCGCGCTATTCCGAGGTGCTGGGCAAGCTGCACGGCGAATTCCGCGAGCAGGCCGGGCTGATCGACGTGCGCCTCAACCACCGGGTGGTCGGCGCCGAGGGCACGCGCTCGCTGGTGGTGCTGGACGGCGACGAGCGCCTCCATGAGATCGCCTATCCGCAACTGCTGCTGGCGGCCGGCTGCCATGAGCGCAGTGTGCCGTTCCCCGGCTGGACGCTGCCGGGCGTGATCATGCTCGGCGGCCTGCAACTTCAGATCAAGAGCGGCGTGGTCAAGCCTCAGGGGCCGGTGGTGATCACCGGCACCGGGCCGCTGCTGCCGTTGGTGGCGTGCCAGTTGCACGCCTCCGGCGTCAGCGTGGCGGGCGTCTACGAGGCGTGCGCGTTCGGCAAGATCGCCCGCGAAAGCCTGGCGCTGCTGAACAAGCCGCAGCTGTTCCTCGACGGCGTGAGCATGCTGGCCTACCTCAAGCTGCACGGCATCCCGATGAACTACGGCTGGGGCGTGGTCGAAGCCCACGGCGAGGGCGAACTGAAAAGCGTCAGCGTGGCGCCGTACTCGGCGACCTGGGAGGCGGACATGAGCCGCGCCGAGCGCATCGAGGCCAAGACCCTGGCGGTCGGCTACGGCTTCATCCCGCGCACCCAGCTGAGCCAGCAGATGGGCCTGGACCACGGCTTCAGCGACGACGGCTACCTGCGCGCCAACGCCGATGTCTGGCAGCAGAGCAGCGAGTCCCACGTGCACCTGGCCGGCGACATGGGCGGCATCCGCGGCGGCGAGGCGGCGATGCTCGCCGGCAAGATCGCCGCGACTTCGATCCTGTTGCAGCGCGGCGTGCTGGAGGAAGAGCTGGCGCGGGTGCGGCGCGACCGTTACCTGGGCAAGCTCAAGGCCATCGTGCGCTTCCGTGCGGCGGTGGACCGCTACACCGAGCGCGGCGTCGGCCAGACCGCGTTGCCGGCGGCGGACACGGTGATCTGCCGCTGCGAACACGCGACCCGCGCCGACATCGACCGGGCGCTGGAGCAGGGCGTGCAGGACATCGCCAGCCTGAAGATGCGCACCCGCGTGAGCATGGGCGACTGCCAGGGGCGGATGTGCGTCGGCTATTGCAGCGACCGTCTGCGCCAGGCCACCGGCCGCCGCGATGTGGGCTGGCTGCGGCCGCGCTTCCCGATCGATCCGATTCCTTTTTCCGCGTTCCAGTCCCTCGGCACGGAGGCCGTTTCCCATGAGTAA
- a CDS encoding (2Fe-2S)-binding protein yields MHCQERTFDIQPLAQADMTVHINGQPVTAAIGETVLSVIQSLGVRQVARNDHNQISGAYCGMGVCQCCLVKINGRHKRRACQTVVREGMSIETQVNRIHGQEVV; encoded by the coding sequence ATGCACTGCCAAGAAAGAACCTTTGATATCCAGCCGTTGGCGCAGGCGGATATGACTGTCCACATCAACGGCCAACCCGTCACCGCCGCCATCGGCGAAACCGTCCTCAGCGTCATTCAGTCCCTCGGCGTGCGCCAGGTCGCGCGCAACGACCACAACCAGATCAGCGGGGCCTACTGCGGCATGGGCGTGTGCCAGTGCTGCCTGGTGAAGATCAACGGGCGGCACAAGCGCCGCGCCTGCCAGACCGTGGTGCGCGAGGGCATGAGCATCGAGACCCAGGTCAACCGCATCCACGGGCAGGAGGTCGTATGA
- a CDS encoding LysR substrate-binding domain-containing protein: MNRNDLRRVDMNLLVIFETLMFEKNLTRAGEKLFLGQPAVSASLAKLRDLFDDPLLVRNGRVLEPTQRALAILKELQPAMDTISGAVSRAKDFDPLSSRDVFRIGLSDDAEFGLLPPLLKQLRDEAPNVVVVIRRVNFLLMSSMLACGEISVGVSYTTDLPANAKRKKLRDLRCKILRGDDRPGALTLDDYCERPHALVSFSGDLGGAIDNDLARIGRSRRVVLAVPQFAPLRAILAGTDMLATVPDFAACALVEGSGMLRADEPPFEIIPSELSMVWNGVNDNDPAERWLRSLIARHMSAPLPAH; encoded by the coding sequence ATGAACCGCAACGACCTGCGCCGCGTCGACATGAACCTGCTGGTGATTTTCGAGACCCTGATGTTCGAGAAGAACCTGACCCGCGCCGGGGAAAAGCTGTTCCTCGGCCAGCCCGCCGTCAGCGCTTCGCTGGCCAAGCTGCGGGACCTGTTCGACGATCCGTTGCTGGTGCGCAACGGCCGCGTCCTCGAGCCGACCCAGCGGGCCCTGGCGATCCTCAAAGAATTGCAGCCGGCGATGGACACCATCTCCGGCGCGGTCAGCCGGGCCAAGGACTTCGACCCGCTGAGCAGCCGCGACGTGTTCCGCATCGGCCTGTCCGACGACGCCGAGTTCGGCCTGCTGCCGCCGCTGCTCAAGCAACTGCGCGACGAGGCGCCGAATGTCGTGGTGGTGATCCGCCGGGTGAATTTCCTGCTGATGTCGTCGATGCTCGCCTGCGGCGAGATCTCCGTCGGCGTCAGCTACACCACCGACCTGCCGGCCAACGCCAAGCGCAAGAAACTGCGCGACCTGCGCTGCAAGATCCTGCGCGGCGACGACCGTCCCGGCGCGCTGACCCTGGACGACTACTGCGAACGGCCCCATGCGCTGGTGTCGTTCTCCGGGGATCTGGGCGGCGCCATCGACAACGACCTGGCCCGGATCGGCCGTTCGCGCCGGGTGGTCCTGGCGGTGCCGCAGTTCGCGCCGCTGCGGGCGATCCTGGCCGGCACCGACATGCTCGCCACCGTGCCGGACTTCGCCGCCTGCGCGCTGGTCGAAGGCAGCGGCATGCTGCGGGCCGACGAGCCGCCGTTCGAGATCATTCCCTCGGAGCTGTCGATGGTCTGGAACGGGGTCAACGACAACGATCCGGCGGAACGCTGGCTGCGCTCGCTGATTGCCCGTCACATGTCGGCGCCGCTGCCGGCGCACTGA
- a CDS encoding pyridoxal-phosphate dependent enzyme: MLHIRTPLILHPTLSTPQRRIWLKLENLQPGGSFKLRGMGLLCSQAAAQGKLKVVCPSGGNAGLATAVAAARLGLQACIVVPHTTPEATRARIRRAGAEVIVHGKVWDEANQRARELAGAADTEYVPAFDHPVLWRGHSSMVDEILQDCPQVDTVVTSVGGGGLLAGILTGLLRHGRRDCRIVTCETQGAASFAAAVEAGHPVRLSRIDTVATSLGAAQVAAWPVAHIGEFAHQCLVLSDDDAILGVVRYASDLRQLVEPACGVSLAAAYLDHPALAGAHDVVIIVCGGVSISAQLVAGWARTTDQ; the protein is encoded by the coding sequence ATGCTGCACATCCGCACGCCGTTGATCCTTCATCCGACGCTCTCGACACCGCAGCGGCGCATCTGGCTGAAACTGGAGAACCTGCAACCGGGCGGCTCGTTCAAGCTGCGCGGCATGGGCCTTTTGTGCAGCCAGGCGGCTGCGCAGGGCAAGCTCAAGGTGGTGTGCCCGTCCGGTGGCAACGCAGGGCTGGCCACCGCGGTGGCGGCGGCGCGGCTAGGCTTGCAGGCCTGCATCGTAGTGCCGCACACCACCCCGGAGGCCACCCGTGCGCGCATCCGCCGGGCCGGGGCCGAGGTGATCGTGCACGGCAAGGTCTGGGACGAGGCCAACCAACGGGCGCGGGAACTGGCGGGCGCGGCGGACACCGAATACGTGCCGGCCTTCGACCACCCGGTGCTGTGGCGCGGGCACAGCTCGATGGTCGATGAAATCCTCCAGGACTGCCCGCAGGTCGACACCGTGGTCACCTCGGTGGGCGGCGGCGGGTTGCTGGCGGGGATCCTCACCGGGCTGCTGCGCCACGGGCGCCGCGACTGCCGCATCGTCACCTGCGAGACCCAGGGCGCCGCCTCGTTCGCGGCGGCGGTCGAGGCCGGCCACCCGGTGCGCCTGAGCCGGATCGACACCGTGGCCACCTCCCTCGGCGCGGCCCAGGTGGCGGCCTGGCCGGTGGCGCACATCGGCGAGTTCGCCCACCAATGCCTGGTGCTGTCCGACGACGACGCGATCCTGGGCGTGGTGCGCTACGCCAGCGACCTGCGCCAACTGGTCGAGCCGGCCTGCGGCGTTTCGCTGGCGGCGGCCTACCTCGACCACCCGGCGCTGGCCGGTGCCCACGACGTGGTGATCATCGTGTGCGGCGGGGTCAGCATCAGCGCGCAACTGGTGGCGGGGTGGGCGCGCACCACCGACCAATAG
- a CDS encoding sensor histidine kinase, whose protein sequence is MSLPNPSDGWRSSSSRLLALYSSLFVAWSAILMGVMYFEVSSYLDNLAKHSLMQRQHLFSHFRGEQLEDALAASMTFDIRGIDAYGLFDAHRRYLGGALQQIPDGLPLDGKIHTLADCADSDDPTLPADSCDAVATQTRDGRWLILLRDNGSLFAVTRIILHALLWGVSLTILPGIAGWHLLRRRPLRRIRAIQASAQAIVAGDLTRRLPLSNRRDELDMLAAIVNAMLERIERLMNEVKGVCDNIAHDLRTPLTRLRAQLYRMQQQAGEGSHEAAQLDLVLAEADTLMARFRGLLRISELEDRQRRSGFVELEPVQLLQELHEFYLPLAEEDQLRFELHMPQSLPRLNGDRALLFEAVANLLSNSIKFTPPGGTVILRGVDEAGHTRIEVHDSGPGIAESEREAVFQRFYRAEGGQPKNGFGLGLSIVAAIVSLHGFSLAVGRSELGGAKLVLDCRESLISQP, encoded by the coding sequence ATGTCATTGCCGAACCCGTCTGACGGCTGGCGCTCCTCCAGCAGCCGGCTGCTGGCGCTCTACAGTTCGCTGTTCGTGGCCTGGAGCGCGATCCTGATGGGGGTCATGTACTTCGAGGTGTCGAGCTACCTCGACAACCTGGCCAAGCATTCGCTGATGCAGCGCCAGCACCTGTTTTCCCACTTTCGCGGCGAGCAGCTGGAAGACGCGCTGGCCGCGAGCATGACCTTCGACATCCGCGGCATCGACGCCTACGGCCTGTTCGATGCGCACCGCCGTTACCTGGGCGGCGCCTTGCAGCAGATCCCCGACGGCCTGCCGCTGGACGGCAAGATCCACACCCTGGCCGACTGCGCCGACTCCGACGACCCGACCCTGCCCGCCGACAGCTGCGACGCCGTGGCGACCCAGACCCGCGACGGCCGCTGGCTGATCCTGCTGCGGGACAACGGTTCGCTGTTCGCCGTGACCCGGATCATCCTGCACGCGCTGCTGTGGGGCGTGTCGCTGACCATCCTGCCGGGCATCGCCGGCTGGCACCTGCTGCGCCGCCGGCCGCTGCGCCGGATCCGCGCGATCCAGGCCAGCGCCCAGGCCATCGTCGCCGGCGACCTGACCCGGCGCCTGCCGCTGTCCAACCGGCGCGACGAGCTGGACATGCTCGCCGCCATCGTCAACGCCATGCTCGAGCGCATCGAGCGGCTGATGAACGAAGTCAAAGGCGTGTGCGACAACATCGCCCACGACCTGCGCACCCCGCTGACCCGTCTGCGGGCGCAGCTGTACCGCATGCAGCAGCAGGCCGGCGAAGGCTCGCACGAAGCGGCGCAGCTCGATCTGGTGCTGGCCGAGGCCGATACGCTGATGGCGCGCTTTCGCGGCCTGCTGCGGATCTCCGAGCTGGAGGACCGGCAGCGCCGCTCGGGGTTCGTCGAACTGGAGCCGGTGCAGTTGCTTCAGGAACTGCACGAGTTCTACCTGCCGCTGGCCGAGGAAGACCAACTGCGCTTCGAACTGCACATGCCCCAGTCCCTGCCGCGCCTGAACGGCGACCGGGCGCTGCTGTTCGAGGCGGTGGCCAACCTGCTGAGCAACTCGATCAAGTTCACCCCGCCCGGCGGTACGGTGATTTTGCGCGGGGTCGACGAGGCGGGACACACGCGGATCGAAGTGCACGACTCCGGCCCCGGCATTGCGGAGTCCGAACGCGAGGCGGTGTTCCAGCGCTTCTACCGCGCCGAGGGCGGGCAACCGAAAAACGGCTTCGGTCTGGGGCTGTCGATCGTCGCGGCGATCGTCAGCCTGCACGGCTTCAGCCTGGCGGTCGGCCGCAGCGAACTGGGCGGCGCGAAGCTGGTGCTCGACTGCCGGGAGAGCCTGATTTCACAGCCCTGA
- the hcnC gene encoding cyanide-forming glycine dehydrogenase subunit HcnC: MSKFYDVVIAGGGVIGASVAYQLSKRKDLKIALIDAKRPGNATRASAGGLWAIGESVGLGCGVIFFRMMSANRKRETQGAAVAVDASTPHILPPSFFDFALQSNALYPALHKELADNHGMDFKFEKTGLKFVIYDDEDRMYAEHIVGCIPHLADQVRWLDQAALRESEPSVSHEARGALEFLCDHQVSPFRLADAYTEGARQNGVDLFFNTNVTGVLHHGSRVTGVQTAEAGVFHCKTLVNAAGAWAADLSEWATGVRIPVKPVKGQILLTERMPKILNGCLTTSDCYVAQKDNGEILIGSTTEDKGYDVTTTWPEIAGLVQGAVRCLPELADINLKRTWAGLRPGSPDELPILGPMAGVEGYLNACGHFRTGVLTSAITGVLLDKLINDEPLPLDITPFLADRFGAAPVREERELEMA, translated from the coding sequence ATGAGTAAGTTCTATGACGTGGTCATCGCCGGCGGCGGTGTGATCGGCGCGTCCGTCGCCTATCAGCTGTCCAAGCGCAAGGACCTGAAAATCGCCCTGATCGACGCCAAGCGTCCCGGCAACGCCACCCGCGCCTCGGCGGGCGGCCTGTGGGCCATCGGCGAGTCGGTGGGGCTGGGCTGCGGGGTGATCTTCTTTCGCATGATGTCGGCCAACCGCAAGCGCGAGACCCAGGGCGCGGCGGTGGCGGTGGACGCCAGCACGCCGCACATCCTGCCGCCGTCGTTCTTTGACTTCGCTTTGCAGTCCAACGCCCTGTACCCGGCGCTGCACAAGGAACTGGCCGACAACCACGGGATGGATTTCAAGTTCGAGAAGACCGGCCTCAAGTTCGTCATCTACGACGACGAGGACCGGATGTACGCCGAGCACATCGTCGGCTGCATCCCGCACCTGGCCGACCAGGTGCGCTGGCTCGACCAGGCGGCCCTGCGCGAGTCGGAGCCGAGCGTCAGCCATGAGGCGCGCGGGGCGCTGGAGTTTCTCTGCGACCACCAGGTCAGCCCGTTCCGCCTGGCCGACGCCTACACCGAGGGCGCCCGGCAAAACGGCGTGGACCTGTTCTTCAACACCAACGTCACCGGTGTGCTGCACCACGGCTCGCGGGTGACCGGCGTGCAGACCGCCGAGGCCGGGGTGTTCCATTGCAAGACCCTGGTCAACGCCGCCGGCGCCTGGGCGGCGGACTTGAGCGAATGGGCCACCGGCGTGCGGATTCCGGTCAAACCGGTGAAAGGGCAGATCCTGTTGACCGAGCGTATGCCGAAGATCCTCAACGGCTGCCTGACCACCAGCGACTGCTACGTGGCGCAGAAGGACAACGGCGAGATCCTGATCGGCAGCACCACCGAGGACAAGGGCTATGACGTGACCACCACCTGGCCGGAAATCGCCGGGCTGGTGCAGGGCGCGGTGCGCTGCCTGCCGGAGCTGGCGGACATCAACCTCAAGCGCACCTGGGCCGGGCTGCGGCCGGGTTCGCCGGACGAGCTGCCGATCCTGGGGCCGATGGCGGGGGTGGAGGGTTACCTCAATGCCTGCGGGCACTTCCGCACCGGGGTGCTGACCTCGGCGATCACCGGCGTGCTGCTGGACAAGCTGATCAACGATGAGCCGCTGCCGCTGGACATCACACCGTTCCTGGCGGACCGCTTCGGGGCTGCGCCGGTCAGGGAAGAGCGCGAGCTGGAAATGGCGTGA
- a CDS encoding response regulator transcription factor: protein MTRILTIEDDAVTAREIVAELSSHGLDVDWVDNGREGLERAVNGHYDLITLDRMLPELDGLAIVTTLRTMGVATPILMISALSDVDERVRGLRAGGDDYLTKPFATDEMAARVEVLLRRQHNGGAQPTTLKVADLELDLISHEARRAEQVLTLLPTEYKLLEFLMRNSGQILSRMMIFEEVWGYHFDPGTNLIDVHIGRLRKKIDPPGNVPLIRTVRGSGYVIAEPV, encoded by the coding sequence ATGACTCGCATCCTGACCATCGAAGACGACGCCGTGACCGCCCGGGAGATCGTCGCCGAACTGAGCAGCCACGGGCTCGACGTGGATTGGGTGGACAATGGCCGCGAAGGCCTGGAACGCGCCGTCAACGGTCACTACGACCTGATCACCCTGGACCGCATGCTCCCCGAGCTCGACGGCCTGGCCATCGTCACCACCCTGCGCACCATGGGCGTGGCCACGCCGATCCTGATGATCAGCGCCCTCTCCGACGTCGATGAGCGGGTGCGCGGGCTGCGGGCCGGCGGCGACGACTACCTGACCAAACCCTTCGCCACCGACGAGATGGCGGCCCGGGTCGAAGTGCTGCTGCGCCGCCAGCACAACGGCGGCGCCCAGCCGACCACACTGAAGGTGGCGGACCTGGAGCTGGATCTGATCAGCCACGAGGCCCGCCGCGCCGAGCAGGTGCTGACGCTGCTGCCCACCGAATACAAGCTGCTGGAGTTCCTGATGCGCAACAGCGGCCAGATCCTGTCGCGCATGATGATTTTCGAAGAGGTGTGGGGCTATCACTTCGACCCGGGCACCAACCTGATCGACGTGCACATCGGCCGCCTGCGCAAGAAGATCGACCCGCCGGGCAATGTCCCGCTGATCCGTACGGTGCGAGGCTCGGGTTATGTCATTGCCGAACCCGTCTGA
- a CDS encoding monovalent cation:proton antiporter-2 (CPA2) family protein yields the protein MPHEGNLLQAAVVFLFAAVLTVPLAKRLQLGAVLGYLFAGVIIGPSVLGLIGNPQSVSHISELGVVLLLFIIGLELSPRRLWVMRKSVFGVGLAQVLLTGSVIGVVALSVFGQTLNSAIVLGLGLALSSTAFGLQSLAERKELTSPHGRLAFAILLFQDIAAIPLIALVPMLAGVDHHTSGADDVRHSLQVLGSIAVVVIGGRYLLRPVFRVVAKTGLPEVSTATALLVVIGTAWLMDLVGVSMALGAFLAGLLLADSEYRHELEAQIEPFKGLLLGLFFISVGMGANLGLLLSAPVTVVGLTLLLIALKLPLLFVVGRLAGGLNKISAVRLGIVLAAGGEFAFVVFKIGRDQGLFEPRLYDLLVLTITLSMALTPLLMLICARLVSPKVQPVEVPEKFRQIDTDSPRVVIAGMGRMGQIVARILRAQNIKFVALDTSVETIELSRSFGGVPVFYGDPMRPEILSAAKVGDAEYFVIATDDPETNIKTAETVRKLYPHMKIIARARNRQHVHRLVDVGAEAVRETYYSSLEMSRRTLVGLGLTQEQADARIKRFKHHDEQVLEAQHAVYDDAAKVLQTAQEARAELARLFESDQLEEQSRKA from the coding sequence ATGCCCCATGAAGGCAACCTGTTGCAAGCCGCCGTCGTCTTTCTATTCGCCGCCGTGCTCACCGTGCCATTGGCCAAGCGCCTGCAGTTGGGCGCGGTGCTCGGCTATCTGTTCGCCGGGGTGATCATCGGCCCGTCGGTGCTGGGCCTGATCGGCAATCCGCAGAGCGTCAGCCACATTTCCGAGCTAGGCGTGGTGCTGCTGTTGTTCATCATCGGCCTGGAACTGTCGCCGCGGCGCTTGTGGGTGATGCGCAAATCGGTGTTCGGCGTGGGGCTGGCCCAGGTGCTGCTGACCGGTTCGGTGATCGGCGTGGTGGCGCTGTCGGTGTTCGGCCAAACACTCAACAGCGCCATTGTGCTGGGCCTGGGCCTGGCGCTGTCGTCCACGGCGTTCGGCCTGCAAAGCCTGGCCGAGCGCAAGGAACTGACCAGCCCCCACGGACGGCTGGCGTTCGCGATCCTGCTGTTCCAGGACATCGCCGCGATCCCGCTGATCGCGCTGGTGCCGATGCTGGCCGGCGTCGATCACCACACCAGCGGCGCCGACGATGTGCGCCACAGCCTGCAGGTGCTCGGCAGCATCGCCGTGGTGGTGATCGGCGGGCGCTACCTGTTGCGTCCGGTGTTTCGCGTGGTGGCCAAGACCGGGCTGCCGGAGGTGTCCACCGCCACCGCGCTGCTGGTGGTGATCGGCACGGCGTGGCTGATGGATCTGGTGGGCGTGTCGATGGCACTGGGGGCGTTCCTCGCCGGCCTGCTGCTGGCGGACTCCGAGTACCGCCATGAGCTGGAAGCGCAGATCGAACCGTTCAAGGGCCTGCTGCTGGGGCTGTTCTTCATCAGCGTCGGCATGGGCGCCAACCTCGGCCTGCTGCTCAGCGCACCGGTCACCGTGGTGGGGCTGACGCTGCTGCTGATCGCCCTGAAGCTGCCGCTGCTGTTCGTGGTCGGACGCCTGGCCGGCGGGCTGAACAAGATCAGCGCCGTGCGCCTGGGCATCGTGCTGGCGGCCGGCGGCGAGTTCGCGTTCGTGGTGTTCAAGATCGGTCGCGATCAGGGCCTGTTCGAACCGCGCCTGTATGATTTGCTGGTGCTGACCATCACCCTGTCGATGGCGCTCACGCCGCTGCTGATGCTGATCTGCGCACGGCTGGTCAGCCCCAAGGTGCAGCCGGTGGAAGTGCCGGAGAAGTTCCGCCAGATCGACACCGACAGCCCGCGGGTGGTGATCGCCGGCATGGGCCGGATGGGCCAGATCGTGGCGCGGATCCTGCGGGCGCAAAACATCAAGTTCGTGGCCCTGGACACCTCGGTGGAAACCATCGAGCTGTCGCGCAGCTTCGGCGGCGTGCCGGTGTTCTACGGCGACCCGATGCGTCCGGAGATCCTCAGCGCGGCCAAGGTCGGCGATGCGGAATACTTCGTGATCGCCACCGACGATCCGGAGACCAACATCAAGACCGCCGAGACCGTGCGCAAGCTCTACCCGCACATGAAGATCATCGCCCGGGCGCGCAACCGTCAGCACGTGCACCGGCTGGTGGATGTGGGCGCCGAAGCGGTGCGCGAAACGTATTACTCCAGCCTGGAGATGAGCCGCCGCACCCTGGTCGGCCTGGGCCTGACCCAGGAACAGGCCGATGCGCGGATCAAGCGCTTCAAGCACCACGACGAACAGGTGCTCGAAGCCCAGCACGCGGTGTACGACGACGCGGCCAAGGTGCTGCAGACCGCCCAGGAAGCCCGGGCGGAACTGGCGAGGCTGTTCGAGTCGGACCAACTGGAAGAGCAATCGCGCAAGGCCTGA